From Chelatococcus sp. YT9, a single genomic window includes:
- the recJ gene encoding single-stranded-DNA-specific exonuclease RecJ, which translates to MTESSLSSTSRPFLGVARSALGQAWRDRLDDAGAAAALAMVQSHGLPDIVARILAARGIAGADASGYLEPRLRDLMPDPSILRDMEPAVGRLAAAISRDEAVAIFGDYDVDGACSTALLASFLARCGTRFIIHIPDRITEGYGPNIEAIRALKAEGADLLVTVDCGTTSFEPLAEAARLDLDAVVIDHHQATAELPQAVAIVNPNRQDDLSGLGHLAAAGVVFMVLVALNRRLRSDGFWDARGGPPDLLGDLDLVALATVADVVRLEGLNRAFVRQGLGVMRQRRRPGLTALLDAAALRAPPEAWHLGFLVGPRINAGGRIGDAALGAKLLLTDDSMAAAQIAGELDRLNRERQAIEHQAVEEATAEAERQLSEREASVLVVASAEWHPGIVGLVAARLKERFRLPTFAFALTPAGGTGSGRSIPGVDLGRAVRAAVDAGLAIKGGGHAMAAGITLAPDGLQPFTGYLDSMLAAAVAEARLDSGLSIDAAVTAGGANPGLIAGIAQAGPYGSGNPEPIFAFPHHRLAEVSEVKGHIRVSLKGGDGSSLGGMAFRSADRPLGQALLAARGRVLHVAGTLALDTWGGQAKASLRVLDVAEPAR; encoded by the coding sequence GTGACCGAATCGTCCCTTTCCTCAACCTCAAGGCCCTTTCTGGGCGTCGCGCGTTCCGCGCTTGGCCAGGCTTGGCGCGATCGCCTTGACGATGCCGGCGCGGCGGCTGCGTTGGCGATGGTGCAGTCTCATGGACTTCCCGATATCGTTGCGCGGATCCTCGCGGCGAGGGGGATAGCCGGTGCGGATGCGTCCGGGTATCTCGAGCCGCGGCTGCGTGACCTTATGCCGGATCCATCAATTCTGCGGGACATGGAGCCGGCCGTCGGCAGATTGGCGGCGGCCATCAGCCGTGACGAAGCGGTTGCCATCTTTGGCGACTATGACGTCGATGGTGCTTGTTCGACCGCGCTCTTGGCCAGCTTCCTAGCGCGTTGCGGCACGCGGTTCATTATCCATATTCCTGATCGCATCACCGAGGGCTATGGGCCCAATATCGAGGCGATCCGGGCGCTCAAGGCCGAGGGCGCTGACCTGCTCGTGACCGTAGATTGCGGCACCACGAGCTTTGAGCCCCTTGCCGAGGCGGCGCGGCTCGACCTCGACGCGGTGGTGATCGACCATCATCAGGCGACCGCGGAATTGCCGCAAGCCGTTGCGATCGTTAACCCGAACAGACAGGACGACCTCTCGGGACTAGGGCATCTCGCGGCGGCCGGTGTCGTCTTCATGGTCCTCGTCGCGCTCAATCGGCGCCTTCGGAGTGATGGCTTTTGGGACGCGCGCGGCGGTCCGCCCGATCTGCTTGGAGACCTCGATCTAGTTGCGCTGGCGACCGTCGCCGATGTCGTGCGCTTGGAAGGGCTGAACCGCGCCTTCGTTCGTCAAGGGCTCGGCGTGATGCGCCAGAGGCGACGGCCGGGATTGACGGCGCTTCTCGATGCGGCCGCGCTGCGGGCACCGCCTGAGGCGTGGCATCTCGGCTTTCTGGTCGGGCCTCGCATCAATGCTGGAGGGCGTATCGGCGACGCCGCGCTGGGTGCCAAGCTTCTCCTGACCGATGACAGCATGGCGGCGGCGCAGATCGCCGGTGAACTGGACCGGCTCAATCGCGAGCGGCAAGCCATCGAGCATCAGGCTGTAGAGGAGGCGACTGCGGAGGCGGAGCGGCAGCTCAGCGAGCGGGAGGCGTCGGTTCTGGTGGTCGCGTCAGCCGAGTGGCATCCCGGCATCGTCGGGCTTGTCGCCGCTCGTTTGAAGGAGCGCTTCCGCCTACCCACCTTCGCCTTCGCCTTGACGCCGGCCGGGGGCACCGGGTCGGGGCGCTCCATTCCGGGGGTCGACCTTGGACGAGCGGTACGGGCGGCCGTTGATGCCGGCCTTGCCATCAAAGGGGGAGGGCACGCGATGGCTGCCGGTATCACCCTCGCGCCTGATGGTCTGCAGCCTTTCACGGGCTATCTCGACAGCATGCTCGCCGCGGCGGTGGCAGAGGCCCGCCTCGATAGCGGCCTCTCGATCGACGCGGCCGTGACCGCCGGCGGCGCAAATCCGGGGCTGATTGCCGGCATCGCACAGGCGGGCCCCTACGGCTCGGGCAATCCCGAACCGATCTTTGCCTTTCCCCATCATCGGCTTGCTGAGGTCTCCGAGGTCAAAGGCCATATCCGCGTATCCCTGAAAGGCGGTGATGGCAGCAGCCTTGGCGGCATGGCGTTCAGGAGCGCCGACCGCCCGCTTGGGCAGGCCTTGCTGGCGGCCCGTGGGCGTGTCCTTCATGTCGCGGGCACACTAGCGCTGGATACTTGGGGCGGGCAGGCCAAGGCGAGCCTGCGTGTGCTTGATGTCGCCGAGCCAGCCCGTTGA
- a CDS encoding YbfB/YjiJ family MFS transporter codes for MTIAATSAASLAIAMGIGRFAFTAVLPMMLHDGITDLERGSYLATANYLGYLAGAMLCMALPRNSTRQLTVIIRVSLIATAALTAGMAWPRVDLWGPLRFLSGVISAVAFVLTSDWCVRELASRGKAHLASLMYTGPGLGIALSGLAASGMVAAGWRASSAWLAFAALALLVVACIWPAYRRSSAGAGSAANLASISPQASNPAPPQTQQTQDPPRENPLEVAVFAVSYGIAGFGYIVTATFLPVIARDALPGSAWIDLFWPIFGLSVVIGCLLGTRIPPRVDHRAALIVSYLVQAVGVALTLVWQSVVGFIISSFLVGLPFTIITFLAVQEIRRLRPRHVARYFGLLTATYGIGQIAGPPLVGILVNRAGSASIGFAFALGVAASSLVCGALLYALMIQIWPIPKTAAT; via the coding sequence GTGACGATCGCAGCCACGAGCGCGGCGTCGCTGGCCATCGCCATGGGTATCGGGCGTTTCGCGTTCACGGCGGTTCTGCCGATGATGCTGCACGACGGGATCACCGACCTGGAACGTGGCAGCTATCTGGCGACAGCCAACTACCTCGGCTATCTCGCTGGGGCAATGCTGTGCATGGCTCTGCCGCGGAACTCGACACGGCAGCTGACCGTCATCATCCGCGTCAGCCTCATCGCGACGGCCGCGCTCACGGCGGGCATGGCTTGGCCGCGCGTAGATCTCTGGGGGCCGTTGCGGTTCCTATCCGGGGTGATCAGTGCGGTAGCCTTCGTTCTCACGTCGGACTGGTGCGTTCGCGAACTGGCGAGCCGCGGCAAGGCTCATCTCGCCAGCCTCATGTATACCGGCCCAGGCCTCGGCATCGCTCTCTCCGGCCTTGCGGCCAGCGGCATGGTGGCGGCGGGCTGGAGAGCTTCTTCAGCTTGGCTGGCCTTCGCCGCTCTGGCATTGCTGGTCGTCGCCTGCATCTGGCCCGCATACCGCAGGTCGTCCGCCGGCGCGGGCAGCGCCGCCAACTTAGCGTCCATCAGCCCGCAGGCGTCGAATCCTGCACCACCACAAACGCAACAGACACAAGATCCCCCGCGCGAGAATCCGCTTGAGGTCGCGGTCTTTGCAGTTTCCTATGGCATCGCTGGCTTCGGCTATATCGTTACCGCGACCTTCTTACCGGTAATCGCACGCGACGCCTTGCCGGGCTCGGCGTGGATCGATCTTTTCTGGCCCATTTTTGGCCTATCCGTCGTGATCGGGTGCCTCCTCGGGACGCGCATCCCACCCCGGGTAGATCATCGGGCCGCGCTCATCGTCTCCTATCTCGTTCAGGCCGTCGGCGTTGCCCTCACGCTCGTCTGGCAGAGCGTGGTCGGCTTCATCATCAGCAGCTTCCTTGTCGGCTTACCTTTTACCATCATCACTTTTCTTGCCGTCCAAGAGATTCGCCGTCTGCGGCCGCGCCACGTTGCCCGGTACTTCGGGCTTCTCACCGCGACCTATGGCATTGGTCAGATCGCCGGGCCACCACTTGTCGGCATCCTTGTCAATCGCGCGGGGTCCGCAAGCATCGGCTTCGCGTTCGCCCTCGGTGTCGCGGCATCGTCCCTGGTATGCGGGGCCTTGCTCTATGCGCTGATGATCCAGATTTGGCCCATCCCGAAGACGGCTGCCACTTGA
- a CDS encoding glutathione S-transferase family protein: MTIARTDDIAAQPATTLKLYELAGADEAVRFSPHCWKIRMALAHKGLGAERVAWRFTEKDVIAFSGQGLVPVLVDGEAVVSDSWRIAEYLEERFPHPSLFGGDTGRAVARFVNSWADGTLVPAIAKVITLDIHGGIAAKDRDYFRLSREKRFGMSLEAFTADIAAALRGLRQALGPLRFTLRQQPFICGAAPAYADYCVFGMMMWARCISPVELLDPDDPVFSWRDRLLQAHGGLARDAPRVK, encoded by the coding sequence ATGACGATTGCTCGCACGGACGATATCGCGGCCCAGCCTGCAACCACCCTCAAGCTCTATGAACTGGCGGGAGCGGACGAGGCGGTGCGTTTCAGTCCGCATTGCTGGAAGATCCGCATGGCGCTCGCCCATAAGGGGCTCGGTGCCGAGCGCGTTGCCTGGCGCTTCACGGAGAAGGATGTGATCGCCTTCTCCGGTCAGGGCCTCGTACCGGTGCTCGTCGATGGCGAGGCGGTCGTCAGCGATTCATGGCGCATCGCCGAATATCTGGAGGAGCGCTTTCCTCACCCCTCCCTGTTTGGTGGCGATACGGGCCGAGCCGTTGCCCGGTTCGTCAACAGCTGGGCTGATGGCACGCTCGTTCCCGCTATCGCGAAAGTCATCACGCTTGATATCCACGGCGGCATTGCAGCGAAGGACCGCGACTATTTCCGCCTGTCGCGTGAAAAGCGCTTCGGGATGTCGCTGGAAGCTTTCACCGCGGACATTGCCGCGGCTCTCCGGGGCCTACGCCAAGCGTTGGGACCGTTGCGCTTCACGCTGCGTCAGCAGCCCTTTATCTGTGGCGCTGCGCCGGCTTATGCAGATTATTGCGTGTTCGGCATGATGATGTGGGCGCGCTGCATCAGCCCGGTCGAGCTTCTGGATCCGGATGATCCAGTTTTTTCCTGGCGGGACCGTTTGCTCCAAGCGCATGGCGGCCTCGCGCGCGATGCGCCGCGGGTCAAGTGA
- a CDS encoding glutathione S-transferase N-terminal domain-containing protein: MIELLYWTTPNGHKIVIALEELGLPYRITPVNISTGEQFQPDFLKVSPNNRIPAIIDHAPEDGGGPLSVFESGAILEYLADKTGRLLPRERRPRFEVLQWLYWQMGGLGPMAGQAHHFLHYASEDVAYAKDRYVKEANRLYGVLDRRLADRAYVGGDFSIADIAIYPWVRSHARHGQNLGDFPGIRRWYDALDARPSVIRTYEIADTINKAPTVSKEAHSILFGQTATSHTPRAGSAS, from the coding sequence GTGATCGAGCTTCTGTACTGGACTACGCCCAACGGCCATAAGATCGTGATTGCATTGGAGGAACTAGGCCTCCCTTACCGCATTACGCCCGTCAACATCTCCACGGGCGAGCAGTTCCAGCCCGATTTCCTCAAGGTCAGCCCCAATAACCGCATTCCCGCCATCATCGACCACGCGCCGGAGGATGGCGGTGGGCCACTGTCGGTGTTCGAATCCGGCGCTATCCTGGAATATCTTGCCGACAAGACTGGTAGGCTTCTGCCGCGCGAGCGCCGCCCGCGTTTCGAGGTGCTGCAATGGCTTTACTGGCAAATGGGGGGATTGGGGCCGATGGCTGGCCAAGCGCATCATTTCCTGCACTACGCATCGGAAGATGTCGCCTATGCCAAGGATCGCTACGTGAAAGAGGCTAATCGGCTGTATGGCGTGCTGGATCGTCGGCTCGCTGATCGCGCTTATGTCGGCGGGGACTTCTCCATCGCCGACATTGCAATCTACCCTTGGGTGCGCTCCCATGCGCGGCACGGGCAGAATCTGGGCGACTTCCCAGGCATCCGGCGCTGGTATGACGCGCTTGATGCCCGCCCATCGGTGATCCGTACCTATGAGATCGCTGACACCATCAACAAGGCACCGACCGTCAGCAAGGAGGCGCACAGCATCCTCTTCGGCCAGACCGCGACCTCCCACACGCCGCGCGCGGGGAGCGCGTCATGA
- a CDS encoding TetR/AcrR family transcriptional regulator, giving the protein MVGVRQFDEEKLLQQAEGVFRAKGFEATSMTDLAEATGVQRGSLYNAYGDKEELFLRSFARYEARFLGAAKEALAIEDPRAAVTAFLEAAIVNMTMAPTGGGCLTTRTAMEARHAGGRIRDGLLTLMSELERALSTALNRPGSADRLALPPEQAARLLVVFTRGLAVMERLDAAPNALRADARALVDLLVPV; this is encoded by the coding sequence ATGGTCGGGGTACGTCAGTTCGATGAGGAGAAGCTGTTGCAGCAGGCCGAAGGTGTTTTCCGCGCGAAGGGCTTTGAAGCCACGTCAATGACGGACCTGGCCGAGGCAACGGGCGTGCAGCGCGGCAGCCTCTACAACGCCTACGGCGACAAGGAGGAGCTTTTCCTGCGCAGCTTCGCGCGTTACGAGGCCCGCTTTCTCGGGGCAGCGAAGGAAGCCCTTGCCATTGAAGATCCCCGTGCGGCCGTGACAGCGTTCCTTGAAGCCGCCATCGTCAATATGACGATGGCGCCGACGGGGGGGGGATGCCTGACGACACGCACGGCGATGGAGGCAAGGCACGCGGGCGGACGCATCCGGGACGGCCTATTGACATTGATGTCCGAGCTGGAGCGGGCGCTGTCTACGGCTTTGAATCGCCCGGGATCTGCCGATCGGCTCGCGCTGCCTCCTGAGCAGGCCGCGCGACTTCTCGTGGTCTTCACACGTGGTCTGGCCGTTATGGAGCGACTGGACGCGGCGCCGAACGCGCTACGGGCCGATGCACGCGCCCTTGTCGATTTACTCGTGCCGGTGTGA
- a CDS encoding ABC transporter substrate-binding protein, whose translation MNCITRRLAVIAAAQIGILLGTAAIAPAAQAAEKMTILLNWVPQGDHSPYYYARKMGWYADEGIDLTIEGGRGSGATIPRVAAGQVQVGIADMANILEGRSKNIDAVGVMALYVNTAFGLYWKKGGNIASPKDIAGKKIGAPAGDAVRPIWPVIAKNIGIPADSVTWVNIAPEAKVASLQAGIIDVSPHLYSVHDVYEKSFGKDLGYVSLRELGVNPYGLSIFTSGAYMKSNPETLRKFLKVSQKAIRACFENPKPCTEVLASETSQNAEDVLANWKRVETLIADDIGRKVAIGAYDPERVQADVAMIETLFNVKLGPGPYFTNEYLDKSIKLP comes from the coding sequence ATGAACTGTATAACACGTAGACTGGCTGTTATCGCCGCAGCGCAGATCGGCATTCTGCTTGGAACCGCTGCAATTGCGCCCGCCGCCCAGGCCGCAGAGAAGATGACAATTCTTCTGAATTGGGTTCCGCAAGGGGACCATAGCCCTTATTACTATGCACGCAAGATGGGCTGGTATGCGGATGAAGGCATTGACCTGACCATCGAGGGCGGGCGTGGATCCGGCGCGACGATCCCGCGCGTGGCAGCCGGACAGGTTCAGGTCGGCATCGCTGACATGGCGAATATCCTCGAGGGCCGCAGCAAGAATATCGATGCCGTGGGCGTGATGGCGCTCTACGTCAATACCGCATTCGGCCTTTACTGGAAGAAGGGCGGTAATATTGCCTCGCCAAAGGATATTGCTGGCAAGAAAATCGGCGCGCCGGCGGGCGACGCGGTACGACCCATCTGGCCTGTCATCGCCAAGAATATCGGCATCCCCGCCGATTCCGTGACGTGGGTGAATATCGCGCCGGAGGCCAAGGTCGCTTCGCTGCAAGCGGGCATCATCGACGTCTCGCCGCATCTCTACAGCGTCCACGACGTCTATGAGAAGTCCTTCGGCAAGGATCTCGGCTATGTCTCGCTGCGCGAACTCGGCGTGAACCCCTATGGGCTCAGTATTTTCACCAGCGGCGCCTATATGAAGAGCAATCCCGAAACGCTCAGGAAATTCCTCAAGGTTTCGCAGAAGGCCATTCGTGCCTGCTTCGAGAATCCGAAGCCCTGCACTGAGGTGCTGGCCTCCGAGACGAGCCAGAATGCGGAGGATGTGCTGGCGAACTGGAAACGCGTAGAGACGCTGATCGCGGATGACATCGGTCGCAAGGTCGCGATCGGCGCTTATGACCCCGAACGGGTCCAGGCTGATGTCGCGATGATCGAGACGCTGTTCAATGTGAAACTAGGCCCTGGTCCCTATTTCACTAACGAATACCTCGATAAGTCCATCAAACTGCCCTGA
- a CDS encoding ABC transporter ATP-binding protein, with product MLTPVNASASIADGHPAPDAPPPFIHLKGVRKVYRQRGQEFLAVSDASFDVAEGELITLVGPSGCGKSTLLKILAGLHGHDGGVVRIGNDRQPFDPGRDIGMVFQQALLLKWRRILDNVMLPAEILGLPVKESRERARHLLALVGLAGFEDKFPYELSGGMQQRVSIARALVHDPKLVLMDEPFGALDALTRERMNIELRRIWKDSGKTILFVTHGISEAVFLGTQVVVLTARPARMAARITIDLPEPRTLDIKTHDAFAAYTREIYGLLGMH from the coding sequence ATGCTCACCCCTGTGAACGCAAGCGCCTCGATCGCCGACGGCCACCCGGCGCCGGATGCTCCGCCGCCGTTCATCCACCTCAAGGGCGTACGCAAGGTCTATCGGCAGCGCGGCCAGGAATTCCTTGCCGTCTCCGATGCCAGTTTCGACGTCGCGGAAGGCGAGCTCATCACGCTGGTCGGACCGTCCGGCTGCGGCAAGAGCACGTTGTTGAAGATCCTCGCCGGTCTGCACGGCCATGATGGAGGGGTTGTGCGCATCGGCAACGATCGGCAACCCTTCGACCCCGGCCGAGACATCGGCATGGTGTTCCAGCAGGCGTTGCTGCTTAAATGGCGCCGCATCCTGGACAACGTCATGCTACCCGCCGAGATCCTCGGCTTGCCGGTCAAGGAAAGCCGAGAGCGAGCGAGACACCTGCTCGCCCTCGTCGGCCTCGCGGGCTTCGAGGACAAATTCCCCTATGAGCTCTCCGGTGGCATGCAGCAGCGCGTCTCCATTGCCCGCGCACTGGTGCACGATCCGAAGCTCGTGCTCATGGACGAGCCTTTCGGCGCGCTCGATGCCTTGACGCGCGAGCGCATGAACATCGAGCTGCGCCGGATCTGGAAGGATAGCGGCAAGACGATCCTCTTCGTTACGCACGGCATATCGGAAGCGGTATTCCTGGGCACGCAGGTCGTCGTGCTGACGGCACGGCCGGCGCGGATGGCGGCGCGGATCACCATCGATCTGCCAGAACCACGCACCCTCGACATCAAGACCCACGACGCCTTCGCCGCGTATACCCGCGAGATTTACGGGCTCCTTGGAATGCACTGA
- a CDS encoding ABC transporter permease, producing the protein MADTAQAAPGAGNGEAQRLALQLGRMGPAIGIHLALLALWYAVTAWGGIPRFILPSPVDTVGTLFQPHYNWGMHIYITTIEVFGGFILASIFGVALAVVFSWWPVTGRTAMPLLVTLNMIPKVAMAPLLIVWLSYGVIPNIVIAFTICFFPIVITTARGLREVEADLVDLVRALRGSRQQIFTKIQLPSALPYIFSGMRVAAVLAVAGAVVGEFIGSERGLGYLMLQVQSSLDTPAMFMCLALISAIGIVLYGLVVAGERLFVVADARLD; encoded by the coding sequence ATGGCCGATACCGCCCAGGCGGCGCCGGGCGCCGGAAACGGCGAGGCCCAGCGCCTTGCGCTGCAACTCGGACGGATGGGGCCTGCGATCGGCATCCATCTCGCTCTGCTCGCGCTATGGTATGCCGTGACCGCTTGGGGCGGCATACCCCGGTTTATCCTGCCGTCGCCGGTGGACACTGTCGGCACGCTGTTCCAGCCCCACTATAACTGGGGAATGCATATCTACATTACGACCATCGAAGTGTTCGGGGGTTTTATACTCGCCAGCATCTTCGGCGTTGCTCTTGCCGTTGTGTTTTCCTGGTGGCCCGTCACCGGCCGCACGGCGATGCCGCTTCTCGTCACGCTGAACATGATCCCGAAGGTCGCGATGGCGCCACTCCTCATCGTGTGGCTGAGCTATGGCGTCATTCCCAACATCGTCATCGCCTTCACGATCTGCTTCTTTCCGATCGTGATCACAACGGCTCGGGGGCTGCGGGAGGTCGAGGCGGATCTCGTGGATCTCGTGCGCGCGCTTCGCGGCTCCCGCCAGCAGATCTTCACCAAGATCCAGCTGCCAAGCGCCCTGCCCTACATCTTCTCCGGCATGCGGGTCGCGGCGGTGCTGGCTGTCGCCGGTGCAGTTGTCGGCGAGTTCATCGGCTCGGAGCGCGGCCTCGGCTATCTCATGCTGCAGGTGCAATCGAGCCTCGACACGCCGGCAATGTTCATGTGCCTCGCACTGATCTCCGCCATCGGAATCGTGCTTTACGGGCTGGTCGTTGCTGGCGAGCGCCTGTTCGTGGTTGCCGACGCCAGGCTCGATTGA
- a CDS encoding NAD(P)-dependent oxidoreductase: MLTRQGPHSDYLNPGMFPEAFRDVAHLEDFMSLPTLEVAEDLEKIEGDVIILGVAGKVGVCLARMIKRAAPHKRVVGVSRFSEEGLEAHLQSFGVETIRCDLLDEKAVGELPKLANVIYMAGLKFDYKGREDFLWAMNTIAPGIVARAFAGSRIVTFSTIHVYPWSNPLHGGVTEDVPPFARPGEYANSVVGRERTFQYYSRLHQTPGRIARLVYAIDMRYGVLQEIASWVLNGKPVPLDTGHVNIIWQGDASAQMIRLLRHCDVPASPINIGGPEAVSVRKIATQFGELFGVEPKFSGEESTSCLFVNCDAVAELLGNPVVPINPMVRWVAEWMKSGKPLYGKPSKFEVRSGVF, translated from the coding sequence ATGCTGACCCGCCAGGGACCCCACTCAGATTATCTCAATCCCGGCATGTTCCCCGAGGCTTTCCGCGACGTCGCGCATCTCGAGGACTTCATGTCCTTGCCGACGCTCGAAGTCGCCGAAGACCTGGAAAAGATCGAAGGCGACGTCATCATCCTCGGCGTCGCCGGCAAGGTCGGCGTCTGCCTGGCGCGGATGATCAAGCGAGCCGCCCCTCACAAGCGTGTGGTCGGCGTCTCGCGCTTTTCGGAGGAAGGTCTCGAGGCCCATCTGCAGAGCTTCGGCGTCGAAACAATCCGCTGTGACCTTCTCGACGAGAAGGCGGTTGGCGAACTGCCGAAACTGGCCAATGTGATCTACATGGCCGGCCTGAAATTCGACTACAAAGGCCGTGAGGACTTCCTCTGGGCGATGAATACGATTGCCCCCGGCATCGTCGCGCGCGCCTTTGCGGGCTCGCGCATCGTCACCTTCTCGACCATCCACGTCTACCCCTGGTCCAACCCGTTGCATGGCGGCGTGACCGAGGATGTTCCACCGTTCGCACGGCCCGGCGAATATGCAAATTCCGTGGTGGGCCGGGAGCGCACTTTCCAGTACTACTCGCGCCTGCATCAGACGCCCGGCCGGATCGCGCGGCTCGTCTATGCCATCGACATGCGCTATGGCGTGCTGCAGGAGATCGCGAGCTGGGTGCTCAACGGCAAGCCCGTGCCGCTCGACACCGGCCACGTCAACATCATCTGGCAGGGTGATGCCAGCGCGCAGATGATCCGGCTGCTGCGCCATTGCGACGTGCCCGCGAGCCCGATCAACATTGGTGGCCCGGAAGCCGTGAGCGTGCGCAAGATTGCCACGCAGTTTGGCGAGCTTTTCGGCGTGGAGCCCAAATTCTCCGGCGAGGAGAGCACCAGCTGTCTCTTCGTCAATTGCGACGCCGTCGCCGAACTCCTCGGCAATCCCGTGGTGCCGATCAATCCGATGGTTCGCTGGGTCGCCGAGTGGATGAAGAGCGGCAAACCGCTCTACGGCAAGCCCAGCAAGTTCGAAGTGCGCTCGGGAGTCTTCTAA
- a CDS encoding dihydrodipicolinate synthase family protein — protein sequence MPRHHSDIDPRLIAALRKGAVLPAHPLALDSTRQLDVTRQRALTRYYLDAGATGVAVGVHTTQFAIRTVGLYEPVLRIAAETASDWQATPSLLVAGVTGRTEQAVKEADVARELGYHAALLNVAAFKGASETEVLDHCRRIAAEIPIIGFSLLPAVGGFHLSYGFWREFAAIENAIAIKMAPFDRYRTLDIVRAVVDAGAADRVTLYTGNDDHIVLDLLQPFVVRSPDGRSEQRARIRGGLLGHWSVWTKGAVDLLTRIHALPDEAAVPVDLLAQDSVVTDCNGAIYDAAHNLAGCIPGCLEVLRRQGLVTGTTCLDPNERLSPGQAEAIDRVYAQYPEMNDDAFVRANLDRWLSERGASVPLVA from the coding sequence ATGCCCCGCCATCATTCTGATATCGATCCCCGCCTGATCGCCGCGCTGCGGAAAGGTGCTGTCCTGCCGGCCCACCCGCTGGCACTCGACAGCACCCGGCAGTTAGACGTCACCCGCCAGCGGGCCTTGACACGCTACTATCTCGATGCCGGCGCGACGGGCGTTGCGGTCGGCGTCCACACGACACAGTTCGCGATTCGCACCGTTGGCCTCTATGAGCCTGTTCTCCGCATAGCGGCGGAAACAGCTTCGGACTGGCAAGCCACGCCCTCGCTTCTCGTTGCCGGCGTCACCGGCCGCACGGAGCAGGCGGTGAAAGAGGCCGATGTCGCCCGAGAGCTCGGCTATCACGCCGCCCTTCTCAATGTCGCGGCCTTCAAGGGTGCGTCGGAGACTGAGGTGCTCGACCACTGCCGGCGTATCGCGGCGGAAATCCCGATCATCGGCTTTTCCCTGCTGCCAGCCGTCGGCGGCTTTCATCTGAGCTATGGCTTCTGGCGTGAATTCGCGGCGATCGAAAATGCCATCGCCATCAAGATGGCGCCGTTCGACCGCTACCGGACGCTCGACATTGTGCGTGCCGTTGTTGACGCGGGCGCGGCCGACCGTGTCACGCTCTACACTGGCAATGACGACCACATTGTGCTCGACCTTCTGCAGCCCTTCGTGGTGCGCAGTCCAGATGGCCGATCGGAGCAACGGGCGCGCATCCGCGGCGGCCTGCTCGGTCATTGGAGCGTTTGGACGAAGGGGGCCGTCGATCTCCTCACGCGTATCCACGCCCTTCCGGACGAGGCGGCCGTCCCCGTCGATCTTCTCGCACAGGATTCCGTAGTGACTGACTGCAACGGCGCCATCTACGACGCCGCTCACAATCTCGCGGGATGCATCCCGGGCTGTCTGGAGGTGCTACGCCGTCAAGGCCTTGTGACGGGCACCACCTGTCTCGATCCAAACGAACGTCTTAGCCCCGGACAGGCAGAGGCGATCGACCGCGTTTATGCGCAATACCCGGAAATGAACGACGATGCCTTCGTCCGTGCGAACCTCGACCGATGGCTCTCCGAGCGCGGCGCGAGCGTGCCGCTGGTCGCCTGA